From Pseudoalteromonas sp. DL-6, one genomic window encodes:
- a CDS encoding sigma-70 family RNA polymerase sigma factor: MLLSIKSWLFEAPSKDCMARYAKSGDNRHLEQLIALYSNDLYHYLVTQSNTHLAYDVSQQTWLKVIEKRHLYQAQTTPKAWLFKLARNTLIDEYRKQQHFVELDENSQLPAQNNNQSELTSSDSHIGDTHISYEAFNAALKQLSFVQREAITLQQEGFSLADIELITQSNAQTIKTRLRYAKQNLKQLLGDYNEQA, from the coding sequence ATGCTATTGAGTATTAAGTCATGGTTATTTGAAGCGCCAAGCAAAGACTGCATGGCGCGGTATGCAAAAAGTGGCGACAACCGCCACTTAGAGCAGCTTATTGCCTTATACAGTAACGATTTATATCACTACCTAGTTACCCAGTCTAATACACATTTAGCATACGACGTAAGCCAACAAACATGGCTAAAGGTTATTGAAAAGCGCCACCTTTACCAAGCACAAACCACGCCCAAAGCCTGGTTATTTAAACTCGCACGCAACACCCTAATAGACGAATACCGCAAACAGCAACACTTTGTCGAGCTTGACGAAAACAGCCAACTACCTGCGCAAAATAACAATCAAAGTGAATTAACAAGTAGTGACTCACACATAGGCGACACACACATAAGTTATGAAGCGTTTAATGCTGCGCTCAAGCAACTTAGTTTTGTGCAGCGCGAAGCCATCACCTTACAACAAGAAGGCTTTAGCCTTGCCGACATAGAGCTTATAACGCAAAGCAACGCCCAAACCATAAAAACAAGGCTACGCTACGCCAAACAAAACCTAAAACAATTATTAGGAGATTATAATGAACAAGCCTGA
- a CDS encoding P-loop NTPase fold protein, whose translation MHDIKDFNWSKSTNRSLGEYFPADKLDRARYATFLSRLLAQEGFDESKPDDQKKNYVLNLNAEWGAGKTYFLKRWSQELIVNYPVVYIDAWQQDYSDDPFLTVISGIIKQLQLQAKFDITIPKSAVSMFKAVAPAIAQGLTKKISGIDIDELHALLFSDDEIDNDQNQNTNKLTGSDFSPAVKALAQNLIKDHEAKNKSIEVIKSKLADWVSKFEKQEGKSLPIFIFIDELDRCRPSYAVEMLETIKHIFDVKGIVFVVATDTDQLQHTIKSIYGEGFDAKVYLGRFFNSRYSLKRPVLKDFLSVHSDTTKFESAYLESKNIEIFPYTKTPEIALANISVVLDAFQVSARTAIQITERITAIIANLPNGKKVDVLVLAILFCIHEKDHPLYEEIINGRFKRTERGDENKIIDISLADFLQKDISKEYLLAEIIYFIEPQSYTSQFHNGRFVPKDNKYFEGNYPISLSKFIENIFCSIFVSESNPYDFWISSSDDDLTELQYTEKALAKHKIEASPEVTLLWLDYIYIKDEYNKITKEQYRDFIELSSPLDYMGDS comes from the coding sequence ATGCACGATATTAAAGACTTCAACTGGAGCAAGTCAACCAACCGTTCACTTGGGGAATATTTTCCTGCTGATAAATTAGATCGCGCTCGTTATGCCACATTCTTATCAAGGCTATTGGCTCAAGAAGGCTTTGACGAAAGTAAACCTGATGACCAAAAGAAAAACTATGTATTAAATCTCAATGCTGAATGGGGAGCGGGGAAAACCTATTTTCTTAAGCGTTGGTCACAAGAGCTAATTGTAAATTATCCCGTTGTATATATTGATGCTTGGCAGCAAGATTACTCAGACGATCCGTTTTTAACTGTAATTTCGGGGATTATTAAGCAGCTACAACTTCAGGCGAAATTTGATATAACTATTCCCAAAAGCGCAGTTTCGATGTTTAAGGCTGTAGCACCTGCTATTGCACAAGGTTTAACTAAAAAAATATCAGGTATAGATATAGATGAACTGCATGCACTGTTATTTTCCGATGATGAAATTGATAACGATCAGAATCAAAATACCAATAAGCTGACTGGTAGCGACTTTTCACCAGCAGTAAAAGCGCTTGCACAAAATTTGATTAAAGATCATGAAGCAAAGAATAAAAGCATCGAAGTAATCAAATCCAAGTTAGCAGACTGGGTAAGTAAGTTTGAAAAGCAGGAAGGTAAGTCGCTACCCATATTTATTTTTATTGATGAATTAGATCGCTGTCGCCCAAGTTATGCGGTCGAAATGCTAGAGACGATTAAACATATTTTTGATGTTAAAGGTATCGTATTTGTTGTGGCTACGGATACCGATCAGCTTCAACATACAATAAAATCAATATACGGTGAAGGGTTTGACGCTAAGGTTTATTTAGGCCGTTTTTTTAATAGTCGTTACAGTTTAAAGCGTCCTGTTTTAAAGGATTTTTTATCAGTACACAGCGATACAACTAAATTTGAATCTGCGTACTTAGAAAGTAAAAATATTGAAATATTTCCCTACACAAAGACACCAGAGATAGCTTTAGCTAATATTTCAGTTGTTCTAGATGCCTTTCAGGTATCAGCAAGAACAGCTATTCAAATTACTGAACGTATTACTGCCATTATTGCAAATTTACCAAATGGTAAAAAAGTAGATGTGCTTGTGCTCGCTATTTTGTTTTGTATCCATGAAAAAGACCACCCACTTTATGAGGAGATAATAAATGGTAGGTTCAAAAGAACAGAACGAGGTGATGAAAATAAGATCATAGATATTAGCCTAGCTGACTTCTTACAAAAGGATATATCAAAAGAGTATTTATTAGCCGAGATAATCTATTTTATTGAGCCACAGTCATACACCTCTCAATTCCATAACGGCCGTTTCGTTCCAAAAGATAATAAGTACTTTGAGGGAAATTACCCTATTTCACTATCTAAATTTATTGAGAATATTTTTTGCAGTATTTTTGTCTCAGAATCAAACCCTTATGATTTTTGGATTTCTTCTAGTGATGATGATTTAACGGAACTGCAATACACAGAAAAGGCGTTAGCAAAGCATAAAATAGAAGCTTCTCCAGAAGTTACTTTATTATGGCTTGACTATATCTATATCAAAGATGAATACAACAAAATTACCAAAGAGCAATATCGTGATTTTATAGAGCTTTCCTCACCATTAGATTATATGGGCGATAGTTAA
- a CDS encoding Na+/H+ antiporter NhaC family protein, with amino-acid sequence MSWYSILPPLIAIIIVFWRKEVIMALLVAVISSEFLLALQGEGNSVFTTFLNSIERIVAVASSPGNTRILIFSILIGALLAYIRESGGVAATVNLLMNKGVAKSKRQVGFLTMFTGVAVFIESNLSVLTSGILSRGLFDKFKMSRARLAYIIDSTSAPVCILILLNGWGAFVLGLLGNYELGESAVSVLWGSVGYNFYAIITLVIVFYTIAFDKVHGPMKVAEQKLELQTTELKEEVKGSKARYMLVPLLTLIVSMVGFMFYTGNGVLAEGSGSKSVLYATVLAIVVAYCLMISSRQFTHHQLVDTGFKGMGELLPLVSIVLLSLTLGASLKELGTGVFVASLVGDYLPIYLIVPVLFLTGAVMSFTTGTSWGTFAILIPIGVPLIQALGLPPSLVVGAILGGGIFGDHCSPISDTSAVSAIASGCDLLTHVKTQLPYALVGGGLTFVAYLVTSLIVL; translated from the coding sequence ATGTCTTGGTATTCTATTTTGCCACCACTGATTGCCATTATTATTGTGTTTTGGCGCAAAGAAGTCATTATGGCGCTGCTTGTTGCGGTAATTTCATCGGAATTTTTACTCGCATTACAAGGTGAAGGAAATAGCGTATTTACTACGTTTTTAAATAGCATTGAGCGCATAGTTGCTGTGGCCAGTTCTCCCGGTAATACCCGTATTCTCATATTTAGTATTTTAATAGGTGCCTTACTTGCCTATATTCGCGAGTCTGGCGGTGTTGCTGCTACTGTTAATTTGCTGATGAACAAAGGCGTTGCTAAAAGTAAGCGCCAAGTGGGCTTTTTAACTATGTTTACCGGCGTTGCGGTATTTATAGAGTCAAACTTAAGTGTGCTTACCTCGGGTATTTTATCTCGCGGCCTGTTCGACAAATTTAAAATGAGCCGCGCGCGTTTAGCTTATATAATCGATAGCACCAGCGCCCCTGTGTGTATTTTAATTTTATTAAATGGCTGGGGTGCATTTGTACTGGGCTTGTTAGGTAATTACGAATTAGGCGAGTCGGCAGTATCGGTATTGTGGGGCAGCGTAGGCTATAACTTTTACGCCATAATTACCTTGGTTATTGTTTTTTATACCATTGCGTTCGATAAAGTACACGGGCCAATGAAAGTAGCCGAGCAAAAGTTAGAGTTACAAACAACCGAGCTAAAAGAAGAAGTAAAAGGCTCTAAAGCACGCTATATGTTGGTGCCATTACTTACGCTGATTGTGAGCATGGTCGGTTTTATGTTTTACACTGGTAACGGGGTACTTGCCGAGGGTAGTGGCTCAAAATCAGTATTGTATGCCACTGTGTTGGCTATTGTTGTGGCCTATTGTTTAATGATTAGTTCGCGCCAGTTTACCCACCACCAATTAGTCGATACTGGCTTTAAAGGCATGGGTGAATTACTCCCACTGGTAAGTATTGTATTGCTCTCGCTCACCTTGGGTGCAAGCTTAAAAGAGCTAGGTACAGGCGTGTTTGTGGCATCTTTGGTTGGCGATTACTTACCAATATATTTAATAGTACCAGTACTGTTTTTAACTGGCGCGGTTATGTCGTTTACTACAGGCACATCATGGGGCACATTTGCCATACTTATCCCCATTGGCGTACCGCTTATTCAAGCGCTTGGTTTACCGCCATCGCTGGTGGTAGGCGCTATTTTAGGTGGCGGCATATTTGGCGATCACTGCTCCCCTATATCCGACACCAGCGCAGTATCAGCTATTGCCTCAGGTTGTGATTTACTCACCCACGTTAAAACCCAATTACCCTATGCATTAGTAGGCGGTGGCCTAACGTTTGTAGCTTACTTAGTAACGAGCTTAATTGTTTTGTAG
- the pbp4b gene encoding penicillin binding protein PBP4B, with protein sequence MYLNFSVLAKRTFFNALTIALCFIITGCSGASSAIKSQRPFIPNQIQSLANAQVIATFPEPNPSSREYVNNRGTFKAYKGRGQLLLQNESALSADIYINNKKLALDTLQKNTEYAFNLGQYTHNGVNTFKVDNIQPADGSLTLRFAFATLNSSAAKTIDFSAVDKLIEKDVSEGFPGAVLAVIKAGKILKLTAYGDAKQYQQNDLMLLRPEPMQTNTLFDLASNTKIFATNFALMKLVSEGRLNINNRVSDYLTEYQGDGRELRQVKDLLTHKAGYPPVFDFHRKDTRYGEAFFSQTSDTTKLLLLTSVPLASEPSAQHVYSDIDYMILGVLIERISGQPLDEYLEQHIYAPLKLNNTLFNPLKKGFNRQQFAATELSGNTRDGRIHFDNIRTNVLQGQVHDERAFYSLDGVAGHAGLFSNAPDLAVLCQVLLNKGGYGDKQIFNASSLAQFLTPQSTDETYGLGFRLAGNNQARRWHFGPYASPQAYGHTGWTGTVTVIDPAYDLAIILLTNARHSPIKGSEKRYQFVGKNFETAQYGSIVSLIYEALLNQQTQ encoded by the coding sequence GTGTATTTAAATTTTTCCGTGCTAGCAAAGCGTACTTTTTTTAACGCGCTGACTATTGCGCTTTGCTTTATTATTACCGGTTGCAGTGGCGCAAGCAGTGCAATTAAATCTCAGCGCCCGTTTATTCCTAATCAAATACAGAGCCTCGCTAATGCGCAAGTTATTGCCACCTTTCCTGAGCCCAACCCCAGTAGCCGAGAATATGTAAATAATCGTGGCACCTTTAAAGCGTATAAAGGGCGCGGGCAATTATTACTACAAAATGAAAGCGCCTTAAGTGCCGATATTTATATTAATAATAAAAAGTTAGCGCTTGATACCCTGCAAAAAAATACTGAGTATGCCTTTAATTTAGGGCAGTACACTCACAACGGAGTTAACACTTTTAAGGTTGATAACATTCAACCTGCTGACGGCAGTTTAACGCTGCGATTTGCCTTTGCTACTCTAAATAGCTCAGCGGCTAAAACTATTGATTTTAGTGCCGTAGATAAGCTAATAGAAAAAGATGTAAGTGAGGGCTTTCCTGGTGCGGTATTAGCGGTAATTAAAGCAGGTAAGATATTAAAATTAACCGCTTATGGTGATGCCAAGCAATATCAGCAAAATGACTTAATGTTATTACGCCCAGAGCCCATGCAAACAAATACACTCTTTGATTTAGCCTCAAACACCAAAATATTTGCCACTAACTTTGCGCTAATGAAGCTTGTGAGCGAAGGGCGGTTAAATATAAATAATAGGGTGAGTGATTACCTAACAGAATACCAAGGCGATGGACGAGAGCTGCGCCAAGTTAAAGATTTACTCACTCATAAAGCCGGTTATCCGCCAGTGTTCGACTTTCATCGAAAAGACACCCGCTATGGCGAAGCGTTTTTTTCACAAACCAGCGACACCACCAAACTATTACTACTCACCAGCGTGCCATTAGCTAGCGAGCCAAGCGCCCAGCATGTTTACTCTGATATTGATTACATGATTTTAGGAGTTTTAATTGAGCGTATTAGCGGCCAACCGCTCGACGAATACCTAGAGCAGCATATTTACGCGCCTTTAAAGCTTAACAACACTTTATTTAACCCGCTTAAAAAAGGCTTTAATCGTCAGCAGTTTGCCGCCACGGAGCTAAGTGGAAATACCCGCGATGGCCGTATTCATTTTGATAATATTCGCACCAATGTATTGCAAGGGCAGGTACATGATGAGCGTGCTTTTTATTCACTTGATGGTGTAGCAGGCCATGCAGGACTATTTAGTAATGCCCCCGATTTAGCCGTTTTATGCCAAGTGTTACTCAACAAGGGCGGTTACGGCGATAAGCAAATTTTTAATGCCAGTAGTTTGGCGCAGTTTTTAACCCCACAAAGTACCGATGAAACCTACGGCTTAGGCTTTCGTCTTGCAGGAAATAATCAAGCGCGGCGCTGGCACTTTGGCCCGTATGCCAGCCCACAAGCTTATGGACACACAGGTTGGACTGGCACAGTAACTGTGATTGATCCCGCTTACGATTTAGCCATCATCTTACTTACCAATGCACGCCATTCACCAATTAAAGGTAGTGAAAAACGTTATCAGTTTGTAGGTAAGAATTTCGAAACCGCCCAGTATGGTTCTATCGTTTCGTTAATTTATGAGGCGCTGTTAAATCAGCAAACTCAGTGA
- a CDS encoding DUF1343 domain-containing protein yields MFKTVFFIFLFILSALFTVATHANEAKHTIAVGAEQFALYLPQLKNKRVGLVVNQTSLVGQTHLVDSLLAKNINITKIFAPEHGFRGDHDAGAHVQNAVDSKTGIPLISIYGKNKKPSAKVLSDIDIIIFDIQDVGVRFYTYISSMHYMMEAAAEQGVEFIVLDRPNPNISHIDGPILEPQFKSFVGMHPIPVLHGMTVGELAKMIKGEGWINQAAELQLSVIAVDHYTRTTPYSLPVKPSPNLPNDQSIALYPSLCFFEATPISIGRGTDFAFQVIGYSPIALGDFSFTPRSIKGAALNPKFKNQLVKGIDLRHSDTTGLNLNYLINAYQQLTEAKKLFFERADFMDKLAGTDKLRLAIEAGESAAQIKQSWQAGLEQFKQQRAPYLLYQ; encoded by the coding sequence ATGTTTAAAACCGTATTTTTTATATTCTTATTTATTTTAAGCGCACTTTTTACTGTTGCTACACATGCAAATGAGGCTAAACATACAATCGCCGTAGGTGCAGAGCAGTTTGCTTTGTACTTACCGCAATTAAAAAATAAACGTGTAGGGCTGGTGGTCAACCAAACCTCTCTTGTGGGGCAAACGCATTTAGTTGATAGCTTGCTGGCTAAAAACATCAATATTACTAAAATTTTTGCACCTGAGCATGGCTTTCGAGGCGATCATGACGCGGGAGCGCATGTACAAAACGCCGTTGATAGCAAAACCGGTATTCCACTGATTTCTATTTACGGAAAAAACAAAAAACCAAGCGCCAAGGTGCTAAGCGATATTGATATCATTATTTTTGATATTCAAGATGTGGGCGTACGTTTTTATACTTACATTAGCTCTATGCATTACATGATGGAGGCCGCTGCTGAGCAGGGTGTTGAATTTATTGTACTTGATAGACCAAATCCTAATATTAGCCACATTGACGGGCCAATTTTAGAGCCGCAGTTTAAATCGTTTGTGGGTATGCACCCAATCCCTGTATTACACGGTATGACGGTAGGCGAGCTAGCTAAAATGATCAAAGGCGAGGGCTGGATCAATCAAGCGGCTGAGTTACAGCTGAGCGTCATTGCTGTTGATCATTACACCCGCACAACACCATATAGTTTGCCAGTAAAACCAAGCCCTAATTTACCCAACGATCAGTCAATAGCGCTGTATCCCTCGTTGTGCTTTTTTGAGGCAACGCCCATTAGTATTGGTAGAGGTACCGACTTTGCATTTCAGGTTATTGGTTATTCACCGATAGCACTTGGGGACTTTAGCTTTACCCCTCGCTCAATAAAAGGCGCAGCGCTTAATCCTAAATTTAAAAACCAGCTAGTGAAAGGGATTGATTTACGCCATAGTGATACCACTGGCTTAAACTTAAATTATTTAATTAATGCTTACCAGCAACTGACTGAGGCTAAAAAGCTGTTTTTTGAGCGTGCCGACTTTATGGATAAACTCGCAGGAACTGATAAATTAAGACTCGCCATAGAAGCAGGTGAGTCGGCAGCGCAAATTAAACAAAGCTGGCAAGCGGGGCTTGAGCAATTTAAACAGCAAAGAGCGCCTTATTTGCTCTACCAATAA
- the lysS gene encoding lysine--tRNA ligase — protein sequence MTDQIQDENKLIAERRGKLDAIRENCPANGHPNQFRREHYTADLQAEFGDKSKEELIELQHVVSIAGRILAKRGPFMSIQDMKGRVQVYASKDVQKDLKAKYGQLDIGDIIGVKGPLNKSGKGDLYVDMAEYELLTKSLRPLPEKFHGLSDQETKYRQRYVDLITNEATRETFRIRSQVVEGIRRFLADRDFMEVETPMLQVIPGGASARPFVTHHNALDIDMYLRIAPELYLKRLVVGGFDRVFEINRNFRNEGLSTRHNPEFTMIEFYQAYADYIDLMNITEDMLRTVATNVLGSPIVVNTTKDENGDVVDSVEYDFGQPFTRLSMADAILKYNPEFDAAVFNDPENHFEELKAYAKQVHVKIPENCVWGPGKFLCEIFEETAEHMLIQPTFITGYPWEVSPLARRNDENPFVTDRFEFFVGGRELANGFSELNDAQDQAERFTRQVEEKDAGDDEAMHYDEDYIRALEYGLPPTAGEGIGIDRLVMLFTDSSTIKDVILFPHMRPQAD from the coding sequence ATGACTGATCAAATCCAAGACGAAAATAAGTTAATCGCTGAGCGTCGCGGCAAATTAGACGCTATTCGCGAAAATTGCCCAGCCAACGGTCATCCAAACCAATTCCGTCGTGAGCATTACACGGCAGATTTGCAGGCTGAGTTTGGTGATAAGAGTAAAGAAGAGTTAATCGAATTACAGCATGTAGTATCGATTGCGGGTCGTATTCTTGCTAAGCGTGGTCCATTTATGTCTATTCAAGATATGAAAGGCCGTGTACAAGTTTACGCATCAAAAGACGTACAAAAAGATTTAAAAGCAAAATATGGCCAACTCGATATTGGCGATATTATTGGTGTTAAAGGTCCGCTTAATAAATCGGGTAAAGGCGATTTATACGTAGATATGGCTGAGTACGAACTACTGACTAAGTCACTTCGCCCGCTACCAGAAAAATTCCATGGCTTATCAGATCAAGAAACTAAATACCGTCAACGTTATGTTGATTTAATTACTAACGAAGCAACGCGTGAAACATTCCGTATTCGCTCACAAGTGGTTGAAGGTATTCGTCGCTTTTTAGCAGACCGCGACTTTATGGAAGTAGAAACGCCAATGCTACAGGTTATCCCTGGTGGCGCATCGGCACGTCCGTTTGTAACTCATCATAATGCGCTTGATATCGACATGTACTTACGTATCGCGCCTGAGCTTTACTTAAAGCGTTTAGTCGTTGGTGGTTTTGACCGTGTATTCGAAATTAACCGTAACTTCCGTAACGAAGGGTTATCAACGCGTCACAACCCAGAATTCACTATGATTGAGTTCTACCAAGCGTACGCTGACTACATTGATTTAATGAACATCACCGAAGATATGTTACGTACAGTAGCAACTAACGTATTAGGTAGCCCAATTGTGGTTAACACCACTAAAGATGAAAACGGCGACGTTGTTGATTCAGTAGAGTATGACTTTGGTCAACCGTTCACACGTTTAAGCATGGCAGATGCTATCTTAAAATATAACCCTGAGTTTGATGCTGCGGTATTTAACGACCCAGAAAACCACTTTGAAGAATTAAAAGCGTACGCTAAACAAGTACACGTTAAAATTCCTGAAAACTGCGTATGGGGCCCAGGTAAGTTCTTATGTGAAATATTTGAAGAAACGGCTGAGCATATGCTCATCCAACCGACATTTATTACTGGTTACCCGTGGGAAGTATCGCCATTGGCACGTCGTAACGACGAAAACCCATTTGTAACTGACCGTTTTGAGTTTTTTGTTGGCGGACGTGAGCTTGCAAATGGTTTCTCAGAGCTTAACGATGCACAAGATCAAGCTGAGCGCTTTACTCGCCAAGTTGAAGAGAAAGACGCCGGTGATGATGAAGCAATGCATTACGATGAAGATTACATTCGCGCACTTGAGTATGGTTTACCACCAACGGCAGGTGAGGGCATTGGTATTGACCGTTTAGTGATGCTATTTACTGACTCATCAACTATCAAAGATGTTATTTTATTCCCGCACATGCGCCCACAAGCTGACTAA
- the prfB gene encoding peptide chain release factor 2 (programmed frameshift), whose translation MFEVNPVINQIKEIRERTELLRGYLDYALKQERLEEVNAELEDSAVWNEPERAQALGREKSALEAVVETIDTLVAGTDDVEGLVELAVEAEDQDTFDEAQSELADLNQQLEGLEFRRMFSGTHDSNDAYLDLQSGSGGTEAQDWCNILLRMYLRWGEAKGFKVELVEATDGDVAGIKGATVRFSGEYAYGWLRTETGVHRLVRKSPFDSSGRRHTSFASAFVYPEVDDNIEIDINPSDLRIDVYRASGAGGQHVNTTESAVRITHVPTNTVVQCQNERSQHKNKAQAMKQLKAKLFELELQQQNAEKQSQEDNKSDIGWGSQIRSYVLDDSRIKDLRTGVENRNTQAVLDGDLDKFIEASLKSGL comes from the exons ATGTTTGAAGTGAATCCTGTGATTAATCAAATCAAGGAAATTCGCGAACGTACTGAACTGCTTCGGGGGTACCTT GACTACGCTCTTAAACAAGAACGTTTAGAAGAAGTTAACGCCGAACTTGAAGATTCAGCCGTATGGAATGAGCCTGAGCGCGCACAAGCCCTTGGTCGTGAAAAGTCTGCACTAGAAGCCGTGGTTGAAACCATAGACACATTAGTAGCCGGTACTGACGACGTTGAAGGTTTAGTAGAGCTTGCTGTGGAAGCTGAAGATCAAGACACTTTTGATGAAGCGCAGAGCGAACTAGCTGATTTAAACCAGCAGCTTGAAGGGCTTGAGTTTCGTCGTATGTTTTCAGGTACTCACGACTCAAACGATGCTTACCTTGATTTACAGTCAGGCTCTGGCGGTACTGAAGCACAAGACTGGTGTAATATTTTACTGCGTATGTACTTACGCTGGGGTGAAGCAAAAGGCTTTAAAGTGGAGCTAGTTGAAGCGACCGATGGTGATGTTGCTGGTATTAAAGGCGCAACGGTACGTTTTTCTGGCGAATACGCTTATGGCTGGTTACGCACTGAAACAGGCGTACACCGCCTAGTTCGTAAAAGCCCATTTGATTCAAGTGGCCGTCGCCATACCTCGTTTGCTTCTGCGTTTGTTTACCCAGAAGTTGATGACAACATTGAAATTGACATTAATCCGTCTGACTTACGTATAGATGTTTACCGTGCATCAGGCGCGGGTGGTCAGCACGTAAATACCACTGAATCGGCGGTACGTATTACTCACGTACCAACCAACACCGTGGTGCAATGTCAAAACGAGCGTTCACAACATAAAAATAAAGCCCAAGCAATGAAGCAATTAAAAGCGAAATTATTTGAGCTTGAGCTACAACAGCAAAATGCTGAAAAGCAAAGCCAAGAAGACAACAAGTCTGATATTGGCTGGGGAAGTCAAATTCGTTCATACGTACTTGATGACTCGCGTATTAAAGATTTACGTACTGGCGTTGAAAACCGTAACACACAAGCGGTACTCGATGGCGACCTAGATAAATTTATTGAAGCCAGCTTAAAATCTGGTTTATAA
- the recJ gene encoding single-stranded-DNA-specific exonuclease RecJ, with amino-acid sequence MKKMIIAREPVDDSHLPSHLHPVIKQIYATRNVCHADELNNSAATLLDFKLFKDIDKASQLLIEALHAQSKILIVGDFDADGATSTATLMQGLAMFGFTHLDYLVPDRFSLGYGLSPALAEQIVTIQPDLVITVDNGISCVAGIDIVKAAGIKVLVTDHHLQGEQLPNADAIVNPNRHDCDFPSKSIAGVGVAFYLLIALRSALREQGYFNQHPMPNIADLLDIVALGTVADVVALDANNRTLVHQGLARIRSGKTRPGITALIEVANRNAARLSASDFGFSLAPRLNAAGRLDDMSLGIACLLSTDINQARRIAGELDSLNFARREIEQGMQVEAQAVLDRLAFKEDSVPDAICLYQDDWHQGVIGILAGRLKEKYHRPTVIFAGGENGEIKGSCRSIEGLHMRDLLEGLNTAQPGLINKFGGHAMAAGLSINEQQFTEFKRAFDSAVSEQLSEESKRCIVFTDGELPNDCFSMDFAQLLKQSGPWGQQFPEPIFEHTFEVIQQRIVGEKHLKLVLKHQSARLVDAIAFGIDVKAWPDTEAQFVKVAYQLDINEFRGKFSLQLIVRELEKVA; translated from the coding sequence ATGAAAAAAATGATCATCGCGCGAGAACCCGTTGACGACTCTCACCTACCAAGTCATCTACACCCTGTTATTAAGCAAATTTATGCCACGCGTAACGTCTGCCATGCTGATGAATTAAATAATAGTGCGGCCACTTTACTCGACTTTAAATTATTTAAAGATATAGACAAAGCCAGCCAGCTGTTAATTGAAGCCCTACACGCACAAAGCAAAATACTTATTGTGGGCGACTTTGACGCCGATGGCGCAACCAGCACCGCCACCTTAATGCAAGGGCTGGCCATGTTTGGCTTTACCCATTTAGATTACTTAGTGCCAGACCGCTTTAGTCTAGGTTATGGTTTAAGCCCAGCATTGGCTGAGCAAATAGTGACTATTCAGCCTGATTTAGTGATCACCGTAGATAACGGGATTTCGTGTGTTGCAGGCATTGATATTGTTAAAGCTGCAGGCATTAAAGTGCTGGTAACAGATCACCATTTACAAGGTGAGCAACTGCCTAATGCCGATGCTATTGTTAATCCTAATCGCCATGACTGTGATTTTCCCTCTAAGTCGATAGCCGGTGTTGGGGTGGCGTTTTATTTACTTATCGCACTGAGAAGTGCGCTGCGTGAACAAGGCTACTTTAACCAACATCCTATGCCGAATATTGCTGATTTGCTTGATATTGTAGCGCTAGGTACGGTGGCCGATGTGGTGGCACTGGATGCAAATAACCGTACGTTAGTACATCAAGGGCTGGCTCGAATTCGCAGCGGTAAAACCCGCCCAGGTATCACCGCACTGATTGAAGTGGCTAATCGCAATGCAGCTCGTTTGAGTGCCAGCGATTTTGGCTTTTCATTAGCGCCGCGTTTAAATGCAGCAGGGCGTTTAGATGATATGAGCCTAGGTATAGCCTGCTTACTCAGTACCGACATAAATCAAGCTAGGCGCATAGCTGGCGAGCTTGATAGCTTAAACTTTGCTAGACGTGAAATAGAGCAAGGTATGCAAGTAGAGGCGCAAGCTGTGCTTGATAGGCTGGCATTTAAAGAAGACAGTGTGCCTGATGCTATTTGTTTATATCAAGACGATTGGCACCAAGGCGTTATTGGTATTTTAGCGGGGCGCTTAAAAGAAAAATACCATCGCCCAACCGTGATATTTGCCGGTGGCGAAAATGGTGAAATTAAAGGCTCATGTCGCTCTATTGAAGGCTTGCATATGCGCGACCTACTAGAGGGATTAAACACTGCGCAACCCGGTTTAATTAATAAATTTGGCGGCCACGCAATGGCAGCAGGTTTAAGTATTAACGAGCAGCAATTTACTGAGTTTAAACGCGCGTTTGATAGTGCGGTTAGCGAGCAACTCAGCGAAGAAAGTAAACGCTGCATTGTGTTTACCGATGGTGAGCTACCTAATGATTGCTTTAGCATGGATTTTGCGCAGCTTTTAAAACAATCGGGGCCGTGGGGGCAGCAGTTTCCTGAGCCGATATTTGAACACACCTTTGAAGTAATCCAGCAGCGTATTGTGGGTGAAAAACACTTAAAGCTGGTATTAAAGCATCAGTCTGCACGCTTAGTGGATGCCATTGCCTTTGGCATTGATGTTAAAGCGTGGCCAGATACCGAGGCGCAGTTTGTTAAAGTAGCGTACCAACTCGATATTAACGAGTTTAGAGGTAAGTTTAGCTTACAACTTATAGTTAGAGAGCTTGAAAAAGTGGCTTAA